In Oryzomonas sagensis, the following are encoded in one genomic region:
- a CDS encoding phosphoribosylformylglycinamidine synthase subunit PurS, whose amino-acid sequence MAHRIEVALKESVRDACGERIKREIEHFLHLAVDEVRTIDVYTVDAALTPEELQQAAAGPFSDPVIQEWSIERPLAAGFDCAVEVGFRPGVTDNVGRTAREAVEYLTGRSFAAGEGVYYSVQYLLKGAFEVADVEQIATGLLCNTLIQRYSVLSAADFMAKRGFAPTVPKVLAEAKAEVSEIDLNVSDEELLRISKEGVLALTLEEMRIIQAHYRDPQVVAERATVGLGANPTDVELECLAQTWSEHCKHKIFSGTVQYEDEEGNKQEIKSLFKSFIQRTTRDVRAKLGDKDFCLSVFKDNAGVIKFNDRQSLVFKVETHNSPSALDPYGGALTGIVGVNRDPFGTGQGAKLIFNTDVFCFADPFYEKALPARLLHPRRIYEGVVEGVEHGGNKSGIPTVNGSLVFDERFAGKPLVFCGTAGIMPSEINGQPSHEKSIKPGDLIVMTGGRIGKDGIHGATFSSEELNENSPVTAVQIGDPITQKRMFDFLIRARDKALYRFITDNGAGGLSSSVGEMAGECGGCRMDLAKAPLKYPGLNPWEIIISEAQERMSLAVPPERIDEFLAMAKRFGVEATVLGEFTDNGVFHILYDDRTVAWLPMAFMHEGLPPLQLPAKWDPPRHAEPVVEVKGDYSDDLAALLGALNICSKESVVRRYDHEVQGGSVVKPFSGVANDGPSDAAVVRPILDSFEGVVTAHGICPRYSDIDTYHMTANAIDEALRNYVAVGGSLDLVAGLDNFCWCDPVLSEKTPDGPYKMAQLVRSNQALYDICMAYNLPLISGKDSMKNDFYDGSTKISIPPTLLFSVIGKIEDARNAVTMDVKRPGDIVYLLGKTGDELGGSEYFALKGAIGNKVPLVDTGRAYRRYQAYHQAVTQRLAASCHDLSDGGLAVAAAESAFAGGYGMSLELSRVLWKGDMAGKSDATLLFSESASRHLVTVHPEQREEFENIMSGNCFASIGVVTPEPVLAIVGLNGAAVVRAGLAELKEAWQKTLREL is encoded by the coding sequence ATGGCGCACAGAATTGAAGTTGCCCTGAAGGAGAGCGTCCGCGACGCCTGCGGTGAACGGATCAAGCGGGAGATCGAGCATTTCCTGCATCTGGCGGTGGACGAGGTCCGCACCATCGACGTGTATACCGTTGATGCCGCCTTGACGCCGGAGGAGCTGCAACAGGCCGCGGCAGGCCCGTTCAGCGACCCGGTGATCCAGGAGTGGAGCATCGAACGGCCCTTGGCGGCCGGTTTCGATTGTGCCGTGGAGGTCGGTTTCCGCCCCGGCGTGACCGACAACGTGGGGCGCACCGCCCGGGAAGCCGTGGAATACCTGACCGGCCGTTCTTTTGCCGCCGGCGAAGGGGTCTACTATTCGGTGCAGTACCTGCTGAAGGGCGCCTTTGAGGTCGCCGATGTCGAGCAAATCGCCACCGGCCTCTTGTGCAACACCCTCATTCAGCGCTACAGCGTGCTCTCGGCCGCCGATTTCATGGCCAAGCGCGGTTTTGCGCCGACGGTCCCCAAGGTGCTGGCCGAGGCCAAGGCCGAGGTCAGTGAAATTGATCTGAACGTGTCTGACGAGGAGTTGCTGCGTATCAGCAAGGAGGGGGTTCTGGCCCTGACCCTGGAGGAGATGCGGATCATCCAGGCCCATTACCGCGACCCGCAGGTCGTGGCGGAGCGCGCCACCGTAGGCCTGGGCGCCAACCCGACCGATGTGGAGTTGGAGTGCCTGGCCCAGACCTGGTCGGAACACTGCAAGCACAAGATCTTTTCCGGTACGGTGCAGTACGAGGATGAAGAGGGCAACAAGCAGGAGATCAAATCCCTGTTCAAGTCGTTCATCCAGCGGACCACCAGGGATGTGCGCGCTAAATTGGGCGATAAGGACTTCTGCCTGTCGGTGTTCAAGGACAATGCCGGGGTGATCAAATTCAATGACCGGCAGTCGCTGGTCTTCAAGGTGGAAACCCACAACTCGCCGTCGGCCCTGGACCCTTACGGCGGGGCGTTGACCGGCATTGTGGGGGTCAATCGCGACCCCTTCGGCACCGGCCAGGGGGCCAAGCTGATCTTCAATACCGACGTGTTCTGCTTCGCCGACCCGTTCTATGAAAAAGCGCTCCCCGCGCGCCTGCTCCATCCCCGCCGCATCTACGAAGGGGTGGTGGAGGGGGTCGAGCATGGCGGCAACAAGAGCGGCATCCCCACGGTGAACGGTTCTCTGGTCTTTGACGAGCGTTTCGCCGGCAAGCCGCTGGTTTTCTGCGGTACCGCCGGGATCATGCCGAGTGAGATCAACGGCCAGCCGAGCCACGAGAAATCCATCAAACCGGGGGACCTGATCGTGATGACCGGCGGCCGTATCGGCAAGGACGGCATTCACGGCGCGACCTTTTCGTCCGAAGAGCTGAACGAAAACTCGCCGGTCACGGCGGTGCAGATCGGCGACCCGATCACCCAGAAACGCATGTTCGACTTCCTGATCCGGGCGCGGGACAAGGCGCTCTACCGCTTCATCACCGACAACGGCGCCGGGGGGCTTTCCTCCTCGGTGGGCGAGATGGCCGGCGAGTGCGGCGGCTGTCGCATGGACCTCGCTAAAGCCCCGCTTAAATATCCCGGACTCAACCCCTGGGAAATTATCATCTCCGAAGCCCAGGAACGCATGTCCCTGGCGGTGCCGCCCGAACGGATCGACGAGTTCCTGGCCATGGCCAAACGTTTCGGCGTCGAGGCCACGGTACTGGGCGAATTCACCGACAACGGCGTATTCCATATCCTCTATGATGACCGTACCGTAGCCTGGCTGCCCATGGCGTTCATGCACGAGGGGCTGCCGCCGCTGCAACTGCCCGCCAAATGGGACCCGCCCCGGCATGCCGAACCGGTTGTCGAGGTCAAGGGGGATTACTCCGACGATCTGGCCGCCCTGCTCGGGGCGCTCAACATCTGCTCCAAGGAGTCGGTAGTGCGCCGCTACGATCACGAGGTCCAGGGGGGCTCGGTGGTGAAGCCGTTCAGCGGCGTTGCCAACGACGGCCCCTCCGACGCCGCCGTGGTGCGGCCGATCCTGGATTCCTTCGAAGGGGTGGTGACGGCCCACGGCATCTGCCCGCGCTATTCCGATATCGATACCTACCACATGACCGCCAACGCCATCGACGAGGCGTTGCGCAACTACGTGGCCGTGGGCGGCTCCCTTGATCTGGTGGCCGGCCTGGACAACTTCTGCTGGTGCGACCCGGTCCTGTCGGAGAAAACCCCGGACGGCCCCTACAAGATGGCCCAACTGGTGCGTTCCAACCAGGCGCTGTACGACATCTGCATGGCCTACAACCTGCCGCTGATCTCGGGCAAGGATTCCATGAAGAACGATTTCTACGACGGCTCCACCAAGATTTCCATTCCGCCGACCCTGCTCTTCTCGGTGATCGGCAAGATCGAGGATGCCCGCAACGCCGTCACCATGGACGTGAAACGGCCGGGCGATATCGTGTATCTGCTGGGCAAAACCGGCGACGAGTTGGGCGGTTCCGAATATTTTGCCCTCAAGGGCGCCATCGGCAACAAGGTGCCACTGGTGGACACCGGCCGGGCCTACCGACGCTACCAAGCCTACCATCAGGCGGTCACGCAGCGGCTGGCGGCCTCCTGCCACGACCTCTCCGACGGCGGCCTGGCCGTGGCCGCGGCCGAGTCGGCCTTTGCCGGGGGCTACGGCATGAGCCTGGAACTCTCCCGGGTGCTCTGGAAAGGGGACATGGCGGGTAAATCCGATGCGACGCTGCTCTTTTCCGAATCGGCATCGCGCCATCTTGTTACGGTTCACCCCGAACAACGGGAAGAATTTGAGAACATCATGAGCGGCAACTGTTTCGCCTCCATCGGCGTGGTGACCCCGGAGCCGGTGCTCGCCATCGTGGGACTGAATGGTGCCGCCGTTGTGCGTGCCGGGCTGGCGGAGTTGAAGGAAGCCTGGCAGAAGACATTGAGGGAGCTGTAA
- a CDS encoding mechanosensitive ion channel family protein, whose protein sequence is MLDMIQGLFRPLDTDGPILFWAKEILGALLILAIFWMLAQLIVMALDKWGKRLASFTSTDLDDRILHRITPHVSRLLVTSGIYLAIRSLPLHEKLITVFSGVLFIVLVIIVFNLIYHAFDELLQWYIAGRQHDTDALISRHMIPIAEKVTMLFLMGAALIVILKHFNYDIFSLVTALGIGSLAIGMAAKDTLAHMISGFTLMLDQPFRIGDRIQLSGGQVGDVAGIGLRSTKIKTMDNQLLIIPNSDLCNTMLINQAFPDARAKGRVNIGVAYGSDVDRVKALLVATALEVEDVLRDPAPEAYFVSFGDSALNMSLFFWVEEYSRLFGTTDKVNSLIIRRFTENSIEIPFPIRTVIMEKGTN, encoded by the coding sequence ATGCTGGATATGATCCAAGGGCTTTTCCGGCCGCTGGATACGGACGGCCCCATCCTGTTCTGGGCCAAGGAAATCCTGGGCGCGCTCCTGATCCTGGCCATTTTCTGGATGCTGGCCCAACTGATCGTCATGGCGCTGGACAAGTGGGGCAAGCGGCTGGCCTCCTTCACCAGCACCGACCTGGACGACCGCATCCTCCACCGCATTACCCCCCATGTCTCGCGGCTTCTGGTCACATCGGGCATCTACCTGGCGATCCGTTCCCTGCCGCTGCATGAAAAGTTGATCACGGTCTTCTCCGGCGTTCTCTTCATCGTCCTGGTGATCATCGTCTTCAACCTGATCTACCACGCCTTTGACGAACTGTTGCAGTGGTATATCGCCGGCCGGCAGCACGATACCGATGCCCTGATCTCCCGGCACATGATCCCGATTGCGGAAAAAGTCACCATGCTGTTCCTGATGGGGGCGGCGCTGATCGTCATCCTCAAGCATTTCAACTACGACATCTTCTCGCTGGTCACCGCACTCGGCATCGGCTCCCTGGCCATCGGCATGGCCGCCAAGGATACCCTGGCCCACATGATCTCGGGCTTCACCCTCATGCTCGACCAGCCCTTTCGAATCGGCGACCGCATCCAACTGTCGGGCGGCCAGGTGGGGGATGTGGCCGGCATCGGCCTGCGCAGCACCAAGATCAAAACCATGGACAACCAACTGTTGATCATCCCCAACTCGGACCTGTGCAATACCATGTTGATCAACCAGGCTTTCCCGGATGCCCGCGCCAAGGGGCGCGTCAATATCGGCGTGGCCTACGGCAGCGACGTGGATAGGGTCAAGGCGCTTCTGGTGGCCACGGCCCTGGAGGTGGAGGATGTGCTGCGCGACCCGGCGCCCGAAGCATATTTTGTCTCCTTTGGCGATTCGGCCCTGAATATGTCGCTCTTTTTCTGGGTGGAGGAGTACTCCCGCCTGTTCGGTACCACCGATAAGGTCAACTCGCTGATTATTCGCCGCTTTACCGAAAATAGCATCGAAATCCCGTTCCCCATCAGGACGGTGATCATGGAAAAAGGAACCAACTGA
- the purB gene encoding adenylosuccinate lyase encodes MIPRYTRPDMARIWEPENRFRIWLEIETLACEAQAELGVIPKEVVPVIREKGNFDIARIDAIEAEVKHDVIAFLTSVSEYVGPEARFIHQGMTSSDVLDTCLSVQLVQAADELLADLDMVLASIKERALEHKDTVCIGRSHGIHAEPVTFGLKLASWYAEMQRNRQRLTAARENIATGAISGAVGTFANIDPSVEEYVCKKMGLTPEPVSTQVIPRDRHAEYFCVLALIASSIERIAIEVRHLQRTEVLEAEEFFSKGQKGSSAMPHKRNPILSENLTGQARYIRSMCIPALEDVALWHERDISHSSVERYIAPDATVALDFSLRRLNGLIKNLVVYPKNMLDNLNKMKGLVFSQKILLDLTQAGVSREAAYRMVQRNAMKVWEQGKDFQQELLADQDVVGALGEAKIRESFDLNYHLKHVNTIFKRVFGE; translated from the coding sequence ATGATACCTCGTTATACCCGCCCCGACATGGCCCGCATCTGGGAGCCCGAAAACCGTTTCCGCATCTGGCTGGAGATAGAGACCCTGGCGTGTGAGGCCCAGGCCGAATTGGGGGTCATCCCCAAGGAGGTTGTACCGGTCATCCGTGAGAAGGGGAACTTCGATATCGCCCGTATCGACGCGATCGAGGCCGAGGTAAAGCATGACGTGATCGCATTCCTCACCTCGGTGTCCGAATATGTCGGGCCGGAGGCGCGCTTCATCCACCAGGGGATGACCTCCTCCGACGTGCTGGATACCTGTCTGTCGGTGCAGTTGGTCCAGGCCGCCGACGAACTGTTGGCCGACCTGGATATGGTGCTTGCATCGATCAAGGAACGCGCCCTGGAACATAAGGATACCGTATGCATCGGCCGTTCCCACGGCATCCATGCCGAGCCGGTCACCTTCGGCCTCAAGCTGGCCTCCTGGTATGCCGAGATGCAGCGCAACCGCCAGCGCCTGACCGCAGCGCGCGAAAACATCGCCACCGGCGCCATATCCGGGGCAGTGGGCACCTTCGCCAATATCGACCCCTCTGTGGAAGAGTACGTTTGCAAAAAGATGGGGCTCACGCCCGAGCCGGTCTCGACCCAGGTTATCCCCCGTGACCGTCATGCCGAGTACTTCTGTGTCCTGGCACTGATCGCCTCCTCCATTGAGCGCATCGCCATCGAGGTCCGCCACCTGCAGCGCACCGAGGTGCTGGAGGCTGAAGAGTTTTTCAGCAAGGGACAGAAGGGGTCGTCGGCTATGCCCCACAAGCGCAACCCGATCCTCTCCGAAAACCTGACCGGACAGGCCCGCTATATCCGCTCCATGTGCATCCCGGCGCTGGAAGACGTGGCCCTGTGGCACGAGCGGGATATCTCCCACTCCTCGGTGGAACGCTACATCGCCCCGGACGCCACGGTGGCGCTCGACTTTTCCCTGCGGCGCTTGAACGGCCTGATCAAGAACCTGGTGGTCTACCCCAAGAATATGCTGGACAACCTGAACAAGATGAAGGGGTTGGTCTTCTCCCAGAAAATCCTCCTCGATTTGACTCAGGCTGGTGTGTCGCGGGAGGCCGCCTATCGTATGGTTCAGCGCAACGCCATGAAGGTCTGGGAGCAGGGCAAGGATTTCCAGCAGGAATTGCTGGCCGACCAGGATGTGGTCGGCGCTCTGGGCGAGGCCAAAATCCGCGAATCGTTCGATCTCAACTACCACCTCAAACATGTCAATACCATCTTCAAGCGGGTATTCGGTGAATAG
- a CDS encoding MBL fold metallo-hydrolase, with translation MKICSLASGSKGNCLYVETGDTRLLIDVGLSLRETLLRMETRGIDAAAVHAVLVSHEHIDHIRSVGAFARKFKVPVVASHLVCKKAEKYLHKTQLIEFEAGCALTLRDVQVDPFPITHDACDPVGFILESGEGRCGSATDLGIATRLVAEKLRGCRALNLESNHDVEMLMNGPYPWELKQRIKSRHGHLSNEESLELLFDLAHAGLEALVMAHLSEVNNHPDYVVRTTDAFLRDQNVCAPRIVIGDQYTASDVMTI, from the coding sequence GTGAAAATCTGTTCGCTGGCCAGCGGCAGCAAAGGCAACTGTCTGTATGTCGAAACAGGCGATACGCGTCTGTTGATCGATGTGGGGCTATCGCTGCGCGAAACGTTGCTCCGCATGGAGACCCGGGGCATCGATGCCGCCGCAGTCCATGCCGTGCTGGTCAGTCATGAGCATATCGACCATATCCGCAGTGTGGGGGCCTTTGCCCGCAAGTTCAAGGTGCCGGTGGTCGCCAGCCATCTGGTGTGCAAAAAAGCGGAGAAATACCTGCACAAGACGCAGTTGATCGAGTTCGAAGCCGGTTGCGCCCTGACGTTGCGGGACGTGCAGGTCGATCCGTTCCCCATTACCCACGACGCCTGCGACCCGGTCGGCTTTATCCTGGAGTCGGGGGAGGGGCGCTGCGGCTCGGCCACCGACCTGGGGATCGCCACCCGCCTGGTGGCGGAAAAGTTGCGCGGGTGTCGGGCGCTGAACCTGGAATCGAACCACGATGTGGAGATGCTGATGAACGGCCCCTATCCCTGGGAGCTGAAGCAGCGCATCAAGTCGCGCCACGGCCATCTTTCCAACGAGGAATCGCTGGAACTGCTCTTCGATCTGGCCCACGCCGGGCTGGAGGCTTTGGTGATGGCCCACCTGTCCGAGGTCAATAACCACCCGGACTACGTGGTCCGCACCACCGACGCCTTTCTGCGCGACCAGAACGTCTGCGCCCCCCGGATTGTGATCGGTGACCAATACACGGCAAGTGACGTTATGACGATTTAA